In Rubrobacter calidifluminis, a single genomic region encodes these proteins:
- the purB gene encoding adenylosuccinate lyase produces MIERYTLPEIGVIWTEEAKYRAWLRVELAVCRARAKLGEIPPGEVEELSRRANFDVGRIHEIEKETNHDVIAFVSNVAETVDDPVARHFHFGLTSSDVVDTAGALQLKEALGLILDAARELALLLCQMSLEHRETVMVGRTHGVHAEPTTLGHKLAVWAFEMERNLKRVERAREVASVGKISGAVGTYANVDPAVEELACEELGLSHEPASTQIVQRDRHAEVLSALAVLGSTIEKIALEIRGAQRTEVRELAEPFGRGQKGSSAMPHKRNPILAERLCGMARLLRGYAMVGFENNALWQERDISHSSAERVVLPDATILSYYMLRTALRILRGLEVDRKRMLANLNSGGGIVFSGRVLLALVESGMDRDDAYAVVQDAAMRAWRGEGGFRELLQKREEVRERLDGRLDDLFDPAYALRNLEVVYERVQKLRRRLEDG; encoded by the coding sequence TTGATCGAACGCTACACCCTCCCGGAGATCGGTGTGATCTGGACGGAGGAGGCGAAGTACCGCGCCTGGCTCAGGGTCGAGCTCGCCGTCTGCCGGGCGCGAGCGAAGCTCGGTGAGATCCCGCCCGGGGAGGTCGAGGAACTCTCCCGCAGGGCGAACTTCGACGTCGGGCGCATCCACGAGATAGAAAAGGAGACCAACCACGACGTCATAGCCTTCGTCTCGAACGTCGCCGAGACGGTGGACGACCCGGTGGCCCGTCACTTCCACTTCGGCCTGACGAGCTCCGACGTGGTGGATACCGCCGGGGCGCTGCAGCTCAAAGAGGCGCTCGGTCTGATCCTGGACGCGGCGAGGGAGCTCGCGCTCCTCCTTTGCCAGATGTCCCTCGAGCACCGCGAGACCGTGATGGTCGGGAGGACCCACGGCGTCCACGCCGAGCCCACCACCCTCGGGCACAAGCTCGCCGTGTGGGCCTTCGAGATGGAGCGAAACCTGAAGCGCGTCGAGCGGGCGCGGGAGGTCGCTTCCGTGGGCAAGATCAGCGGCGCCGTCGGCACCTACGCGAACGTGGATCCTGCGGTCGAGGAGCTGGCCTGCGAAGAGCTCGGGCTCTCCCACGAGCCGGCCTCGACCCAGATCGTCCAGCGCGACCGCCACGCGGAGGTGCTCTCGGCGCTCGCCGTCCTCGGCTCGACCATCGAGAAGATCGCGCTCGAGATAAGGGGAGCCCAGCGCACCGAGGTGCGCGAGCTGGCCGAGCCGTTCGGGAGGGGACAGAAGGGATCCTCGGCGATGCCCCACAAGCGCAACCCGATCCTCGCGGAGAGGCTGTGCGGGATGGCCCGCCTGCTGCGCGGTTACGCGATGGTCGGGTTCGAGAACAACGCCCTCTGGCAGGAGCGGGACATCTCCCACTCCTCGGCCGAGCGGGTGGTGCTCCCGGACGCGACGATCCTCTCCTACTACATGCTGCGCACCGCGCTGCGCATCCTGCGCGGGCTCGAGGTCGACAGGAAGAGGATGCTCGCGAACCTGAACTCCGGCGGCGGGATCGTTTTCTCCGGGCGCGTCCTGCTCGCGCTCGTCGAGAGCGGGATGGACCGCGACGACGCCTACGCCGTGGTGCAGGACGCCGCGATGCGGGCCTGGCGGGGCGAGGGGGGCTTCCGGGAGCTGCTGCAGAAGAGGGAGGAGGTCAGGGAGAGGCTCGATGGAAGGCTCGACGACCTCTTCGACCCCGCCTACGCGCTGCGCAACCTGGAGGTCGTCTACGAGCGGGTACAGAAGCTCAGAAGGAGACTCGAGGATGGGTGA